tacccgaaaaatgaaaaattccaaactttgaaggtcgatatctcggcttctatgggagctatcgggaaaattccatcggttttgtcttagttttgtcgttctgaatccaacgagactatccgcaaagtcgtagcttttacgatagccgagatatggcatttttgatgcccatttttggcctcaaaaacggacgtcgaaaacgactttttcaggattttcaaagtgctctcattcccttagttctgctcggatcctgttataacccggtgttttcgtaatctaggtggcccaaataagatgctggtatacttagtttgatttcgaaaaaaatcaatttttggtgaaaaaattcgatacgggggggtatacccgaaaaatgaaaaattccaaactttgaaggtcgatatctcggcttctatgggagctatcgggaaaattccaacggttttgtcttagttttgtcgttctgaatccaacgagactatccgcaaagtcgtagcttttacgatagccgagatatggcatttttgatgcccatttttggcctcaaaaacggacgtcgaaaacgactttttcaggattttcaaagtgctctcattcccttagttctgctcggatcctgttataacccggtgttttcgtaatctaggtggcccaaataagacgctggtatacttagtttaattttgaaaaaaatcaatttttggtgaaaaaattcgatacgggggggtatacccgaaaaatgaaaaattccaaactttgaaggtcgatatttcggcttctatgggagctatcgggaaaattccaacggttttgtcttagttttgtcgttctgaatccaacgagactatccgcaaagtcgtagcttttacgatagccgagatatggcatttttgatgcttgtttttggcctcaaaaacggacgtcgaaaacgactttttcaggattttcaaagtgctctcattcccttagttctgctcggatcctgttataacccggtgttttcgtaatctaggtggcccaaataagacgctggtatacttagtttgatttcgaaaaaaatcaatttttggtgaaaaaattcgatacgggggggtatacccgaaaaatgaaaaattccaaactttgaaggtcgatatctcggcttctatgggagctatcgggaagattccaacggttttgtcttagttttgtccttctgaatccaacgagactatccgcaaagtcgtagcttttacaatagccgagatatggcatttttgatgcccatttttggcctcaaaaacggacatcgaaaacgactttttcaggattttcaaagtgctctcattcccttagttctgctcggatcctgttttaacccggtgttttcgtaatctaggtggcccaaataagacgctggtatacttagtttcatttcaaaaaaaatcaatttttggtgaaaaaattcgatacgggggggtatacccaaaaaaagaaaaattccaaactttgaaggtcgatatctcggcttctatgggagctatcgggaaaattccaacggttttgtcttagtttcgtcgttctgaatccaacgagactatccgcaaagtcgtagcttttacgatagccgagatatggcatttttgatgcttgtttttggcctcaaaaacggacgtcgaaaacgactttttcaggattttcaaagtgctctcattcccttagttctgctcggatcctgttataacccggtgttttcgtaatctaggtggcccaaataagacgctggtatacttagtttgatttcaaaaaaaaatcaatttttggtgaaaaaattcgatacgggggggtatacccgaaaaatgaaaaattccaaactttgaaggtcgatatctcggcttctatgggagctatcgggaaaatttcaacggttttgtcttagttttgtcgttctgaatccaacgagagtaTCCGCAAAATCGTaacttttacgatagccgagatatggcatttttgatgcccatttttggcctcaaaaacggacatcgaaaacgactttttcaggattttcaaagtgctctcattcccttagttctgctcggatcctgttttaacccggtgttttcgtaatctaggtggcccaaataagacgctggtatacttagtttcatttcaaaaaaaatcaatttttggtgaaaaaattcgatacgggggggtatacccaaaaaaagaaaaattccaaactttgaaggtcgatatctcggcttctatgggagctatcgggaaaattccaacggttttgtcttagtttcgtcgttctgaatccaacgagagtatccgcaaagtcgtagcttttacgatagccgagatatggcatttttgatgcccatttttggcctcaaaaacggacgtcgaaaacgactttttcaggattttcaaagtgctctcattcccttagttctgctcggatcctgttataacccggtgttttcgtaatcttcCCTACAAAGGAACTACAAATGATAACCGATGATGCCTTTTTTTTCCGTTACAAATCCAACCTCACACTTTCAGTTTCCGCACACAGATCACTATTGTAACCAAACCAACGGAATTAAAATTAGGAACTTTGGAATGCAGTAATTCCCGTAAATTTTCgcaatttttaacttatttccAAAAACTAAACTCTCCAGGAGATGCGGAGCTCCTAAGGAATATAAAGCGTCTATTTTGGATTAAAGATTTTGATTAATAGCAAATTTACGACTAGTTTAaaacaagtaatttttatttcagatgaAACTGATTATCGGCCTGTTCCTGGTTGCCACCGCGATCGCTTATCCCTTAGGCGAGAGCGAGGAAGCGAAACCGCAAGAGCCCCTGGTGATTTCCGACTCCTACTCGTCAGTATCCAAATCAGAAGAAATCAAACAGGACCTGAGCCAAGACAGCGCTAGCTCCAGCTCAGAAGAATCAGCCGAGAGTTCCGAGGCCCCCAGCACCCAACTCCCCATGAAGGAGGAACCTAAAGAGGCGGCGAAAAAAGAAGAGAAGATGCTTGAAGAACCCGCGAAGCCCGAGCAGAAAAAAGACGAGAAACTCGAGGAACCTAAGGCATCAAGCGAGGAAAAGAAACCGGAAGAACCCATGCCCGAACTCAAGAAAATCGAGGTGCCCCAAGTGAAAGCCCTTGAGCCCGAACAAGAACAACAAACGGCCAAAGTTGAAGAGAAAATCCCCGAGAAACCTTTGGCTCTACCTGCGGCCGAGAAAATCGAAGAGAAATCCCTCGCGGCCGCCTCGGAAATCAAAGAGGAGATCCTCCCGATCCAGAGCGAGCAAAAAGTCGAGCAACCCGCCGCGGCTGAAGAAAAAACCCCCGAACTAAAAACCGCCACCATTACAAAAGACCTTGAGGCCACCACCAACTCAGAAAAGAAAGCGAAATCGGACGAGAGGTCCACCGAGGAACCCCTGGCGGCGCCATCGGAAGAACCGAAACCAGCGAGCGCGGAGGAAAAGGAACCTCTGAAGCCCTCCGAGGCCCCTAAACCAGCCGCGGATCAAATCGCTTCCGATGCCAAACCGGAAGAGGTGCCGGAAGTGAAAGCGCCCGAGCCGGTTAAAGAGGAGGAAAAAGCGAAACCGGAAGAGCAAAAGGTGGCGGAAGAGAAGCCCGCGTCGAGTTCTTGAAAAACCGTTTTAGTGGAGGAAACCTGTTGACTGATTGTAACTGGGGAGGGTCGCTTGCCCCCTTGTTCCCACCCGCGCGCACgcacttaattattttttaattttgttttcttttttttttttggggaataTTTGGGCTGACCGATCCTCCGTTAAAATAGTGCTCAACCCAGAatgtgaattattattattattattattttgtttattggtACTGTTAATGTCCGTCGGCCCGGGCATACGTTCGGGGTAGGGGGTAGTTAAGAGTTTTGGTACGCAATCATTCGGATTTTAGCCGCTgtgagttttatttaatttttattttttaggttttaattgaTGTATTAATGTGTTTGAagctttttaataaagttttatacaTAAAGTacggtgtttttttttgtttcggaACATAAGGAGAACTATGGAAGATTTTAAACTAAGCCTCGGTTCTTTTGTGAATGACTTGCTAAAGCTAACTTACTATCATCTTTCTTTGATACACAACTGAgctattttaatgtattttttccaCTAAAACAAgggaaaaaacgaaaattaatgTCCAAGATAATTCGCATAGACTATATTCGGGAGAGAACTGCTGCTTGGCTTCTTCCCCAAATAGAGTGGGACACAATTGTTTAATTGTGCCACTGGAGAGTACTGGTGGACTGTACTTGTTTATTTTGTCTGTTTATCGAAGGACCACAGCTTATATGGCGCTGaaccaattaacttaataaatgaaacaaaactttACCAAAACAAAATATGCTCATTAGATCCGAAGAAAATGGAACAGTTATTCATTAAAGTAGTTGTAAACTATGAATTATTTTTGCATACTTAATTTTCCCTTATTTACACTCACTTTGCTTCTTAGCAGGTAACTTCACTCACTTCTTACTAACTACTAACAATGGTGCttatttatactctttattcttttttaaagagagagagatagagagagagaaaaaccCGTCTTGGGTATTAGGGGTAATAGAGATAATATATAGGGAAAACTTCCGTGAGCAACTTCTCACTCCGATCGCGACTCAACTCACACACTACTTCTTGACGACAGTGCCTCAACTCGACTGTAACTCTTGGACTAGTATTTAGCCATCAAGAGTCTGGAGAGAGAGATACTCATATTAGGGTTTTAAGAGTAAAGGGTATAAGGGTAACTCGTGACCCAACCTGATTTCTACAACAACGGAGGTCAACTTTGTGACTTAATTTTGACCGTGCGACCTTTTTACCAGCTTGTTTTACTTAGTGGGTGTAAAGATGTTCAATAAATGCAACAAGGATTTTATCAACAAGGGATGTGAAAACGGGCTTGAGACCTTGTAGGAACCTTCTAGGAATCGATGATGTccttaaaattatgaacatagaccaattaaaaaataaatacatctcAATGACAGAAAAGGGTGTTGTTGGGTTATTTCCCAATAGACTACTTAAAAAAAGGGACGAACTAGCGAACCTTAATTggttcagaaaaaaaaacgaataatctCAGCGT
The genomic region above belongs to Anthonomus grandis grandis chromosome 18, icAntGran1.3, whole genome shotgun sequence and contains:
- the LOC126746982 gene encoding neurofilament heavy polypeptide gives rise to the protein MKLIIGLFLVATAIAYPLGESEEAKPQEPLVISDSYSSVSKSEEIKQDLSQDSASSSSEESAESSEAPSTQLPMKEEPKEAAKKEEKMLEEPAKPEQKKDEKLEEPKASSEEKKPEEPMPELKKIEVPQVKALEPEQEQQTAKVEEKIPEKPLALPAAEKIEEKSLAAASEIKEEILPIQSEQKVEQPAAAEEKTPELKTATITKDLEATTNSEKKAKSDERSTEEPLAAPSEEPKPASAEEKEPLKPSEAPKPAADQIASDAKPEEVPEVKAPEPVKEEEKAKPEEQKVAEEKPASSS